One Cyanobacteriota bacterium genomic region harbors:
- a CDS encoding sodium:solute symporter family protein, giving the protein MINLSIVDYAILIGYFVLVFAIGFFVKNEQGDDLENYFLAGRKLTLPLFVATLVTTWYGNLLSVGELAFKQGLVMWLTQGLFWYFTYFFVAFFLAEKIHKTKLFSIPDQLEASYDKATALLGAGVNLLLMVPAVYILSLAYICELIFGWDKISCVLVGTLIPLLYMIKGGFKAVVYTDFIQFIFMFLGIAFVIPFAYFKYGGFEFLTANLPSSHLSLTGEWSWQLILAWFLIAMWAIVHPSFYQRIFASPDLKTAKQGILWSIGFWFIFDMMINLVGLYAFAAMPDLEPATSLLVFSASVLPVVFKGIFFTGLVATVMSTLDSLGFSSAMSVSYDIFLRVKKDLSHKQVININKWALVFILGLGIIIAIYFESLIELMYVRGTIAISALLVPLLASYFPNIIASPPRGFSKQSNPRRAGFWSMLAGILGASLGYFLKQYCGLELEPIFLGLVLSLLCFVFKQKS; this is encoded by the coding sequence TTGATAAACCTATCTATAGTTGACTATGCAATTCTCATTGGCTATTTTGTCCTAGTATTTGCCATTGGCTTTTTTGTTAAAAATGAGCAAGGTGATGATTTGGAGAATTATTTTTTGGCAGGACGCAAGCTCACCTTGCCACTTTTTGTGGCGACCTTGGTTACTACTTGGTACGGTAATTTACTTAGTGTCGGCGAGTTAGCTTTCAAGCAGGGGCTAGTAATGTGGCTTACTCAAGGATTGTTTTGGTATTTTACTTATTTTTTTGTAGCATTTTTTCTGGCTGAGAAAATCCACAAGACCAAGTTGTTTTCGATTCCAGATCAACTAGAAGCTAGTTATGATAAGGCAACTGCCTTGCTTGGAGCTGGGGTCAATCTGCTCTTGATGGTGCCAGCGGTTTATATTCTTTCGCTTGCTTATATCTGTGAATTGATTTTTGGCTGGGATAAAATCTCTTGTGTCTTAGTCGGTACCTTGATTCCACTACTCTATATGATCAAAGGTGGTTTTAAGGCAGTTGTTTACACTGATTTTATTCAGTTCATTTTTATGTTTTTGGGAATAGCTTTCGTGATTCCTTTTGCTTATTTCAAGTATGGTGGTTTTGAATTTCTTACTGCTAATTTACCTAGCTCGCACCTGAGCTTGACTGGGGAATGGTCTTGGCAATTGATTTTGGCATGGTTTTTAATTGCAATGTGGGCAATAGTGCATCCAAGTTTTTATCAGAGGATTTTTGCAAGTCCTGATCTTAAAACAGCCAAGCAAGGGATTCTATGGTCAATTGGTTTTTGGTTTATTTTTGATATGATGATTAACTTGGTGGGGCTTTATGCTTTTGCTGCAATGCCTGATCTTGAACCAGCTACTTCGCTATTAGTTTTCTCAGCTAGTGTTTTGCCTGTTGTCTTTAAAGGAATATTTTTTACTGGTTTAGTTGCAACTGTGATGTCGACACTTGACTCACTTGGTTTCTCTAGTGCGATGTCGGTTTCTTATGATATTTTCCTTCGAGTCAAAAAAGATCTTAGTCACAAACAAGTGATTAATATTAATAAATGGGCTTTGGTTTTTATTCTTGGCTTGGGAATTATTATTGCAATATATTTTGAGTCTTTGATTGAGCTTATGTATGTGCGCGGCACTATTGCGATTAGTGCTTTGTTGGTGCCTTTGCTGGCAAGTTATTTCCCTAATATCATTGCAAGCCCCCCAAGGGGGTTTAGCAAGCAAAGCAATCCCAGAAGAGCTGGATTCTGGTCTATGCTTGCTGGTATATTAGGAGCAAGCTTAGGATATTTCTTGAAGCAGTATTGTGGGCTTGAGCTTGAACCGATATTTTTAGGGCTCGTTTTATCCTTGCTATGCTTTGTTTTTAAGCAAAAATCTTAA
- a CDS encoding ATP-binding protein, with the protein MKRYLEQQIKQDLEQKMVLVTGPRQVGKTTLALDLLDNQEDRYLNWDTSSGRDKILQKVFPSSAGIVVLDEIHKFAKWRDLLKDLYDSRSNDFQILVTGSARLDHYRKGGDSLQGRYHLLRLHPLSFRELNQNDFKTLNSLLDLGPFPEPYLSQDETEARRWSREYRQRLINEELQDLEKVSEISLLELLSHKLSDSVASILSINSLREDLGVAHKTVSRWIEIFENLYHIYRVHPFGSSKIKAVKKESKHYFYDWNLIENPSARLENMLASHLLKWCHYIEDTQGYDMELRFFRDLEQREVDFVILQNNKPIEFIECKLSQRPIDKNLVYLKKKFPEVKATQVCLEDCEDQRMGDLQIRQCSIKDYLWEKI; encoded by the coding sequence TTGAAACGCTACCTTGAACAACAGATCAAACAAGATCTTGAGCAAAAAATGGTTTTGGTTACTGGCCCTAGGCAAGTAGGTAAGACGACACTTGCTTTAGATTTATTAGATAATCAAGAAGATCGATATCTCAATTGGGACACTAGTAGTGGTAGGGACAAAATCTTGCAAAAAGTTTTTCCGAGTTCTGCTGGGATTGTAGTCTTGGATGAAATTCACAAGTTTGCTAAGTGGCGTGATCTGCTCAAAGATCTTTATGATTCACGTTCTAATGATTTTCAGATTTTGGTGACTGGTAGTGCCCGCTTGGATCATTACCGTAAGGGAGGAGATTCGCTGCAAGGGCGCTATCATCTTTTACGTTTGCATCCATTGTCATTTAGGGAATTAAATCAAAATGATTTTAAGACTTTAAACTCTCTTCTTGATCTTGGTCCATTCCCTGAGCCTTATCTCTCTCAAGATGAGACTGAAGCTAGGCGTTGGTCGCGTGAATATAGACAAAGATTGATTAACGAAGAATTGCAGGACTTGGAAAAGGTCTCTGAGATCTCTTTGTTGGAGCTGCTTTCACACAAGCTTTCTGATTCTGTAGCTTCCATACTTTCAATTAATTCACTTAGAGAAGATCTTGGAGTGGCACATAAAACAGTTAGTCGTTGGATAGAAATATTTGAAAATCTCTATCATATTTACAGAGTACATCCATTTGGCTCATCCAAAATTAAAGCTGTGAAAAAAGAATCCAAGCATTATTTCTATGATTGGAATTTAATCGAGAACCCAAGTGCTCGTTTGGAAAATATGCTTGCTTCACATTTGCTTAAGTGGTGCCATTATATCGAAGATACTCAAGGCTATGATATGGAGCTTAGGTTTTTTAGAGACCTTGAACAGCGCGAAGTAGATTTTGTGATTTTGCAAAACAATAAGCCAATTGAATTTATTGAGTGCAAACTCAGCCAAAGACCAATAGACAAGAATTTAGTTTACCTTAAGAAAAAATTTCCTGAGGTTAAGGCTACTCAGGTCTGTCTTGAGGACTGTGAGGATCAGCGAATGGGTGATTTGCAAATTAGACAATGTTCTATTAAGGATTATCTCTGGGAGAAGATTTGA